From Tubulanus polymorphus chromosome 9, tnTubPoly1.2, whole genome shotgun sequence, a single genomic window includes:
- the LOC141910977 gene encoding UBX domain-containing protein 7-like isoform X2 produces the protein MHMDNDGGNIAGGAEVGSDSSPLPASASNTASATSSSSNSLAGDSDFVRAPIPQKREVLVEAPQSYGVKRRRPARSVFDGFRDFQAEARQQQEAASTSKATGPPQQKKRKTLEDLFRPPIDIMQKGTFQSARDVGTANKKWLMVNIQNVQEFCCQVLNRDVWSNPSVKSLIRQHFIFWQVYHDSEEGQRFSQFYKCSEWPYIAILDPRTGEFLVSWSKIDATSFCDLVRIFLSEHPALDGESPSSETRTKNTIKENDLPSINDIEVEEYMECVLEECNQPNDVQDVQPELDIQLTEIKIKDEHDECLKCKSDEPLIPVHGHHCSNHLDGSKADGYEITSTKIESQEDGQCRESLKGKDLPGSHVRKMVQLVSIVDASEDSQMAAAIRASLEETTSPVASTQPSVIVESDSDSEPDSEVDLETFTDSDSEVPTPHKIRTSPSKKSTTCSSASSSGLVKRNLADSGSLDSLNNVISSCSASKAVQMSPKAEQTSGRTAQTSTLARDLSSRVPVYDQSSSDSVISVSSSSSMNNEKTPSWKKFLGKDEDCVTSLMIRLPCGKREQVKWPSTTKLKALILYVLDCGYSSDRYELVTNFPRRKISHMDYNDTLKDVGLHPQETVFVQERQTP, from the exons CGACTTTGTTCGAGCTCCGATTCCCCAAAAACGTGAAGTTCTCGTTGAGGCACCACAGTCATATG GTGTAAAACGTAGACGACCAGCGCGTTCGGTGTTCGATGGGTTTCGAGATTTCCAAGCAGAAGCCA GGCAACAGCAAGAAGCTGCTTCGACCTCGAAAGCAACTGGACCACCGCAACAAAAGAAACGAAAAACTCTCGAAGATCTGTTCCGCCCACCGATCGACATAATGCAAAAAGGAACATTCCAGTCG gcGAGAGATGTAGGAACGGCCAATAAGAAGTGGTTGATGGTTAATATACAGAATGTACAGGAATTCTGCTGTCAGGTGTTGAACAGGGATGTGTGGAGCAATCCATCTGTTAAATCGTTAATCAGGCAGCATTTCATATTTTGGCAG GTATATCATGATAGCGAAGAAGGGCAGCGtttttcacagttttacaAGTGCAGCGAATGGCCGTACATTGCCATCCTCGATCCTAGAACCGGGGAATTTCTCGTTTCCTGGTCAAAAATAGACGCTACATCATTTTGTGATCTCG tCCGAATATTTTTGTCTGAACATCCTGCCTTAGATGGCGAAAGTCCATCCAGTGAAACCAGGACCAAG AACACAATCAAGGAGAATGATTTACCATCGATCAATGACATAGAAGTTGAAGAATACATGGAATGCGTCCTAGAAGAATGCAACCAGCCCAATGATGTACAGGACGTACAACCAGAATTGGATATTCAATTGACGGAAATCAAGATTAAAGATGAACATGATGAATGTCTTAAATGTAAAAGTGATGAACCTTTGATTCCAGTGCACGGTCATCACTGCAGTAACCACCTGGATGGATCGAAAGCGGATGGTTATGAGATCACTTCAACGAAAATCGAGAGTCAGGAAGATGGACAATGCAGGGAAAGTCTAAAAGGCAAAGATCTACCCGGTAGCCATGTCCGAAAGATGGTG CAGTTGGTGAGTATCGTTGATGCTAGCGAGGACAGTCAAATGGCAGCCGCGATTCGTGCGTCACTCGAGGAAACGACAAGTCCGGTCGCGTCCACCCAACCATCGGTAATCGTAGAATCGGACAGCGATTCTGAACCAGATAGTGAAGTGGATCTAGAGACGTTTACCGATTCCGATTCGGAAGTGCCGACTCCGCACAAAATACGGACTTCACCATCGAAGAAAAGCACCACTTGTTCGTCGGCGAGTAGTAGCGGACTCGTGAAGCGAAATCTCGCAGATTCCGGTAGTTTAGACTCTTTAAATAATGTAATTAGTTCATGTTCGGCATCGAAGGCAGTGCAGATGTCACCAAAGGCAGAGCAGACATCAGGGAGGACAGCGCAGACGTCTACTCTAGCTCGAGATCTCTCCAGCCGGGTGCCAGTTTACGATCAATCATCATCGGACAGTGTTATTAGTGTTTCTAGTTCATCGTcgatgaataatgaaaaaactcCGTCTTGGAAAAAGTTCCTGGGAAAAGATGAAG ATTGTGTGACGTCATTAATGATCAGACTGCCTTGTGGTAAACGTGAACAAGTCAAGTGGCCTTCGACAACTAAATTAAAG GCATTGATCCTCTACGTATTGGACTGTGGTTATTCCAGCGATCGTTACGAACTTGTCACAAATTTCCCGCGTCGTAAAATTTCGCACATGGACTACAACGACACATTAAAAGATGTCGGATTACATCCTCAGGAAACGGTATTCGTCCAGGAACGTCAAACCCCTTGA
- the LOC141910765 gene encoding protein LTV1 homolog — translation MPAKKKKFIDKKNAVTFHLVHRSQKDPLQADENAPKHVLLPSGATNSEEVQKRRDEQAKFGVFFDDDYDYLQHLRDVDELNRVEPIEERFRIAAKEKPSLKRKNDEIAFKDDSERVLFPGAEARSTVAASIMLPSTVFASETETEVGMLNKAAPLRGPQPDWDPDIVAALDDDFDYADEENLLDDDFILKANEDCGDDRNVDNRSDDGDCDYASDDVDYSDDDQLGSLDGPASYDSEDTKTRFTNYSVTSSAMGRNDGLALLDDRFEVLFEQYDDAEIGALEQDDIDGAIGACSAVLNDALDEFERTRQQTKMKDAVEKADDVVAAADDDESDEETLERMVVRAEPTERWDCESILSTYSTLYNRPKTIEEPRRIKLDKSGMPSGVLKSKRSGDGLTLNEIEKEFNASRPVARAPTSHARGHETPDERRARKHAIKDERRERRIEKKATKDAFKKEKTRQDKELINLRANLQGIKMT, via the exons ATGCCggcgaaaaagaaaaaattcatcGATAAAAAGAATGCCGTCACTTTCCATCTGGTGCATCGGAGTCAGAAAGATCCGCTCCAAGCCGACGAAAATGCGCCGAAGCACGTTCTTTTGCCGAGCGGCGCCACTAATTCGGAAGAGGTTCAAAAGCGTCGCGACGAACAAGCGAAATTCGGAGTTTTCTTCGACGACGATTACGATTATCTGCAGCATCTTCGCGACGTCGACGAACTGAACCGCGTCGAACCGATCGAAGAACGATTTCGAATCGCCGCTAAGGAAAAGCCGTCGCTGAAAcggaaaaacgacgaaattgcGTTCAAGGATGATTCGGAGCGTGTTTTATTCCCGGGGGCGGAGGCTCGCTCCACCGTGGCGGCTTCGATAATGCTGCCGTCGACTGTTTTCGCGTCGGAAACTGAAACGGAAGTCGGTATGTTGAATAAAGCGGCTCCATTACGCGGACCGCAGCCGGACTGGGACCCGGACATCGTGGCTGCGTTGGACGATGATTTCGACTACGCCGACGAAGAGAATCTGTTAGACGATGACTTTATTTTGAAAGCGAATGAGGATTGTGGCGATGATAGAAATGTGGATAATCGCAGTGATGATGGTGATTGTGACTACGCCTCGGATGATGTGGATTATTCAGACGACGATCAATTAG GTAGTTTAGACGGTCCGGCGAGTTACGATTCCGAAGACACGAAAACTCGTTTCACGAATTACTCGGTGACGTCGTCAGCAATGGGTCGAAACGACGGCCTGGCGTTATTGGATGATCGTTTCGAGGTGTTGTTCGAGCAGTACGATGATGCCGAGATCGGCGCGTTAGAGCAGGACGACATCGACGGCGCGATCGGTGCCTGCAGTGCCGTTCTGAACGACGCACTCGACGAATTTGAACGTACTCGTCAACAAACGAAGATGAAAGACGCCGTCGAGAAAGCAGATGACGTCGTGGCGGCCGCCGACGATGACGAATCGGACGAAGAAACTCTTGAGCGGATGGTCGTGCGGGCGGAACCAACCGAACGATGGGACTGCGAGAGCATTCTCAGCACGTACTCGACGCTTTACAATCGACCGAAAACAATCGAAGAACCGCGCCGGatcaaactcgacaagtcgggCATGCCGAGCGGCGTTTTGAAAAGCAAACGCAGCGGGGACGGGTTGACGCTCAATGAGATTGAAAAGGAATTCAATGCGTCGCGCCCTGTCGCCCGAGCACCGACTAGTCACGCGCGCGGTCACGAGACGCCCGACGAGCGTCGCGCACGCAAACATGCGATCAAAGACGAACGACGCGAGCGCCGCATCGAGAAGAAGGCGACGAAGGACGCATTCAAAAAGGAGAAAACGCGACAAGATAAAGAACTTATCAATCTGAGGGCTAATTTGCAAGGCATTAAAATGACGTGA